TGATGGGGCAGAACGGGGCCGGCAAATCGACTTTGATCAAGGTGCTCACGGGTGTCTATACGCCCGAGCGCGGCACCATTTCCCTGGCCGGCCAGCCAATTGCGCCGCGCTCCACGGCGCAGGCCCAGGACCTGGGCATCAGCACCGTGTACCAGGAAGTAAACCTGTGCCCCAACTTGTCGGTGGCCGAAAACATCTTCATCGGCCGCTATCCACGCAAGTTCGGCATGGTGGACTGGCGCGGCATGCGCGAGCAGGCGCGCCGCCTGCTGCTGCAGCTGCAGATCGACATTGACGTCGAGGCCCAGCTGTCCACCTTCCCGCTGGCGATCCAGCAGATGGTGGCAATTTCGCGGGCGCTCAATACCTCGGCCCGCGTGCTCATTCTCGACGAGCCCACCTCCAGCCTGGACGAAGCGGAAGTGCAGCTGCTGTTCGGCGTGCTGCGCCGCCTGCGCGAGCAGGGCATGGCCATCCTGTTCGTGACCCACTTCCTGGACCAGACCTACGCCATTTCCGACCGCATTACCGTCATGCGCAATGGCGAGCGCGAAGGCGAATACCTGTGCAGCGAGCTGTCGCGCCTGGCCCTGGTCAACAAGATGATTGGCGTGGCCGCCGATGCGCCCGAGGCTGAACCGGGCGCCGGCCTGCCCGGCGCCAGCCGCAGCGCGCAACCCTTCCTGCAAGCGAAAGGCCTGGGCCGGCGCGGCGTGCTCAATCCGCTCGATATCGACATCCACCAGGGTGAACTGCTGGGCCTGTGCGGCCTGCTCGGTTCCGGGCGCACCGAGGCGGCGCGGCTGCTGTTCGGGGCCGACAAGGCCGACAGTGGCAGCATTGCCGTGGGCGGGCGCAGCAGTGTGTTCAGTTCCCCGCGCGATGCGATTGGGCACGGCATTGCCTTCTGTTCGGAAGACCGCAAGCACGAAGGCGCAATCCTGGAACTGTCGGTGCGCGAAAACGTCATTTTGGCACTGCAGGCGCGCATGGGCATCCTGCGCGCCATTCCCTACAAGCAGCAGGTGGCAATGGCGCAGGATTATGTGAAATGGCTGGGTATCAAGACAGCCGATGTGGAAACACCCATCGGCACCCTGTCAGGCGGCAATCAGCAGAAAGTGCTGCTGGCGCGCTGGCTGGTCACCGATCCCACGCTGCTGATACTGGACGAACCGACGCGCGGCATCGATGTGCGCGCCAAACAGGAAATCATGGATTACGTAAGCAATTTGTGCCGGAAAGGGATGGCGATCCTGTTCATCTCGTCCGAACTGCCCGAAGTTCTGCGCTGCAGCGACCGGCTGGTCGTCATGCGCGACCGCAAGGCTTGCGGCGAATACCAGCGCGGCGAGCTCGATGACAGCTCGGTGCTGCAAGTAATTGCAGGAGAAGCCGCATGAGCCAAGCCTTGAATATGACAGCGCCGGCCGGTGAAGGTTTTTTTGCGGCGATGCTGCGTCATCAACTGTTTCGCCCGCTGGCGGCTCTGGCAGCTCTCCTGCTGATCGACCTGATCGCCATCCCGGGCTTTTTTCATCTGGAGTTCAAGGACGGCCATTTGTATGGCAGCCTGATTGACATCGTCAACCGCGCCGCACCGCTCATGCTAACCGCGCTCGGCATGACGCTGGTAATTGCCACGCGCGGTATCGATATTTCGGTCGGCGCCGTGGTGGCCCTGTCCGGCACGGTGGCAGCCATGCTCATTGGCGGCACCATGGAAATGCGCGACGGCGTGCCGCACTATGTCAGCAATATTCCCATGGTGTGGGCCCTGTGCGCCGCGCTTGGTGCGGCGGTCCTGTGCGGCGCCTGGAACGGTTTGCTGGTTGCTACGGTGGGCCTGCAGCCCATCGTCGCCACCCTGATCCTGATGGTGGCCGGGCGCGGGCTGGCCCAGCTGCTGACGGACGGCCAGATCGTCACCGTCTATTACCAGCCCTTCTTTTTCCTCGGCAGCGGCTACCTGTTTGGCTTGCCGTTTTCGCTGACGATTGTGGCCGTGGTATTCATTGCCACCGCCTTCCTGATGCGCAAGACGGCGCTTGGGCTGTTCATCCAGGCGGTCGGCATCAACCCGGTGGCGGCGCGCCTGGCGGGTCTCAAGACGGCGGCGCTGATCTTTTTCGTGTACGTGTTTTGCAGCGCCTGCGCCGGCCTGTCCGGACTCATGATTGCCGCCAACATCAAGAGTGCGGACGCCAATAACGCCGGCCTCATGCTTGAACTGGACGCCATCCTGGCCGTCACACTGGGCGGCACCTCGCTGGCCGGCGGCAAGTTCAGCATCGCGGGCAGCCTGATCGGCGCGCTGATCATCCAGACCCTGACCTACACCATCTACTCGCTGGGCGTTCCGCCGGAAGTGAACATGGTGGTCAAGGCCATCGTCGTGTTCCTGGTCTGCATTTCCCAGTCGCCCGAATTCAAGAAAATGTTTGGCCGCAGGAGGGCAGCATGAACGCATTGACGGCCAAGCCGTATTTCACTTCGCTCGTCACGGTGCTGTTGCTGGTCATGATGTTTGTCATCGGCGGCGCCACCTATCCCGGCTTCCTGTCGCTGCAGGTGGTACTGAACCTGCTGATCGACAATGCCTTCCTGCTCGTGATCGCTGTCGGCATGAGCTTTGTCATCCTGTCCGGCGGCATTGACCTGTCGGTGGGCTCCGTGCTGGCCCTGAGTACCATGATGGCGGCAGCGCTCATGAGCAAGCTGCAATGGCCACCGGTACTGGTGATTGCTGTGGTGCTGTTGCTGGGCGCGGGCTTTGGCGCCGGCATGGGCGCGCTGATTCACTACTTCAAGCTGCAACCCTTCATTGTCACGCTCGGCGGCATGTTCCTGGCGCGCGGCCTGTGCTACCTGATCAGCATTGAT
This region of Massilia sp. PAMC28688 genomic DNA includes:
- a CDS encoding ABC transporter permease, encoding MSQALNMTAPAGEGFFAAMLRHQLFRPLAALAALLLIDLIAIPGFFHLEFKDGHLYGSLIDIVNRAAPLMLTALGMTLVIATRGIDISVGAVVALSGTVAAMLIGGTMEMRDGVPHYVSNIPMVWALCAALGAAVLCGAWNGLLVATVGLQPIVATLILMVAGRGLAQLLTDGQIVTVYYQPFFFLGSGYLFGLPFSLTIVAVVFIATAFLMRKTALGLFIQAVGINPVAARLAGLKTAALIFFVYVFCSACAGLSGLMIAANIKSADANNAGLMLELDAILAVTLGGTSLAGGKFSIAGSLIGALIIQTLTYTIYSLGVPPEVNMVVKAIVVFLVCISQSPEFKKMFGRRRAA
- a CDS encoding sugar ABC transporter ATP-binding protein; translation: MTATVQAAPVLELSGIFKSFPGVKALTDVSLRLFPGEVHTLMGQNGAGKSTLIKVLTGVYTPERGTISLAGQPIAPRSTAQAQDLGISTVYQEVNLCPNLSVAENIFIGRYPRKFGMVDWRGMREQARRLLLQLQIDIDVEAQLSTFPLAIQQMVAISRALNTSARVLILDEPTSSLDEAEVQLLFGVLRRLREQGMAILFVTHFLDQTYAISDRITVMRNGEREGEYLCSELSRLALVNKMIGVAADAPEAEPGAGLPGASRSAQPFLQAKGLGRRGVLNPLDIDIHQGELLGLCGLLGSGRTEAARLLFGADKADSGSIAVGGRSSVFSSPRDAIGHGIAFCSEDRKHEGAILELSVRENVILALQARMGILRAIPYKQQVAMAQDYVKWLGIKTADVETPIGTLSGGNQQKVLLARWLVTDPTLLILDEPTRGIDVRAKQEIMDYVSNLCRKGMAILFISSELPEVLRCSDRLVVMRDRKACGEYQRGELDDSSVLQVIAGEAA